The DNA segment CATCGAACTGGACTGGGGAGACCACGCGCAGCAGCTCGTCGGCCACGTTGGGGTGGCGGGGGTTTTCTATCAGGGCGGCCCAGGCGTCCGGCTGGCGTGAGAGTTCCAGCAGGCCGCCAGGAATCAGGTTGCTGGTGGTTTCGTGTCCGGCGGCCAGCAGCAGCACGGCGTTGGACAAGAGTTCGTCACCGCTGAGGCGTTCGCCCCCGTCCTGGGCGGCGCTCATCGCGCTCAGCAGGCCCGGTTGCGGCTTGGCGCGCAGTTCGTCGGCCAGATCCTGAAAGAAGGCGCGCATCTCGCGGGCGTCGGCGTCGATGCGGCCCATCAGCTCAGGGGACTGGTTCATGCCGCCCAGTAAGTCGGCCACACTCTGCGTCCAGCCCACGAAACGGGCCTCGTCATCGCCCTTCAGGCCCAGCATGCCCATGATCACGCGGGCGGGCAGCGGGTTAGACAGATCAGCCACGATGTCGCCGCCGCCCCGCGCCGCCATATCGTCGAGCAGCGTGTCCAGCAATGAACGCACCAGTTCGCGCTGTTCCTCCACCACCCTGGGTGTAAAGGCTGCGCTCACCAGACTGCGTAAACGCTGGTGCGACTGGCCGTTGTGAAACAGCATCATAGATTGCAGCAGGCGCACGCCCTCGGAACCCTCTCCATCCAAATTCTGAATGCCGTTGCCACTGAGCGCATGCGGTGAACGCAACACCGCCGAGCAGGCCGCGTGCCCGGTCAGAAACAGCGCCTTCCAGTCGGGAAACTGCGCTTCCAGCACGCCGCCGTCACTCAGCGCCCGCACCTGTTCGTAGGCGGCGTAGGGATTCGCCAGAGACTGCGGGTCCCACAGGGCATTGACGGCGTTGCCAATCGCGGCGGCGCGGTCCTGATTCATCGGCTCAGAGGTGGTCATGCTGTAGCCTGCGCCTTTCTCTACTCGGCACTCAAGCTATTCTGTCGAGTAGTCTGATTCATGCCCCGAATCTGGCAACAGGTGATCGCCCCGGACGCCGTGAAGGTGTTCCTGTCGGGCCGCGATCTGCCGGTGCTGGCGGCGCTGATGACGGCGGAATGGGCGGTTGCCCCGCTGGCCGCCTCGCTGCATTTGCCGCTGAACGCTACCCACCACCGCGTGCGCCGTCTGCTGCGGCTGGGGCTGGTGCAGGAGACCCGGCAGGAAGCGCGCCGGGGCCGCCCGATTCGCCATTACCGCGCCAGTTCGGAAGGCTATCTGGTGCCTTATCACGCCACTCCACTGGGTTCCCTCGAGGAACTCGTCGGCGTGTACGAACAGGAGTTCACGGCCCGTTTCCTGCATGCCGTGGTGCAGGCGGCCATCCCACTGGTCAGCGACGAGCGCGAAATCGGCCTGCGTGTTTTTCTGGATGGGGGAGAGGTGTCCTTCGACGTGACGCCTACCGCAGGGGCCTTTCAATACGCCGATCTGCTGCGCCCGGATCGCCCGGCCCTCCTGCTGAACTGGGGCACCCTGCACCTGGATTCGGCGGATGCCAAGGCCCTCCAGCGCGAACTGAGTGAGTTGCACGCCCGGTATGCTGCCCGACACGGTTCCGAGCGCTATCTGCTGCGCCTGGGCCTGACGCCCGACGTGCTGGGAGACGATCTGGGCAGTTAAGCCTCCAGAAAGTCCGTCACCACGCGGTTTAGAACCCACCAGCCCGCAGGCGTGGCCCTTAGCCATGTTCCGTCCAGTTCCAGCCAGCCGCGTTCCACGTTGGCGGCAATGGCCCCGGCGTAGCGCACTCGCACGTCCAGCCCACTGCGCTGTGACAGGTCATCCAGATCAATGCCTGCCCGCAGCCGCAGCCCCATGAACAGCGCGTCGGTCGCGTATTCCTCGGCGTCGATGGCCTCCGCCTCGCCCTGTTCTCCGGTCAGCCAGATGTGGAGGTGGGGGTTGGTGCGCCTGGAAGTCAGCACAGTCTCAGACCCAGGCACAGCCGGATACTGCCCCGCCGCTCCCGGCCCCAATCCCAGATACGTGCGGTTGTTCCAGTACGCCAGATTGTGCCGCGATTCCTGGCCGGGCTTCGCGTAATTGCTGATCTCGTAGCGGGCAAAACCGTGGGCACTCAGCAGTTCCTCGGTGCGCTCAAAGCCCGTGCGCTCGTCATCCTCCTGCACGGTCACGCCGCGTCGGGCGAACTCGGTGCCGGGTTCGATGGTCAGGGTGTAGGCGCTGATGTGGTCCACACCCAGGGCCACCAGACCGTGAATATCGCTGTCCAGTGGCTGCCCCGGTACGGCGGTGATCAGGTCGCCGGACACGCGCAAACCTGCCCCGAGCAGGGTGGTCACGGCTTCCCGCGCCCCCGCCGCGTCGTGCTGGCGGCCCAGGAACTTCAGGGTGGCGTCGTCCAGACTCTGCACGCCCACGCTGGCGCGGTCAAAGCCCAGCCCTTTCCACAGTGCCGCCCGCGCCTGGCTGACCGTGCCGGGGTTGATCTCCAGCGTGTTTTCCTGGCGGCCCCAGCCTAGATGACGGCGAATGCTGCCCACCAGCGCCGTGATCTCGGCGTCGCGCAGAAAACTGGGGGTGCCGCCGCCCAGATATACGGTGTCCAGCTCCACCGCATACTGGGAGGCCAGCCACGCCGCCTCCTGCTCCAGCCGCTCCAGATACGCCTCCACCTGCCCACTCTTGCGGGTCAGCACATGGAAATCGCAGTACGGGCAGATGCTGGGGCAGAAGGGAACGTGGACATAGAGGTGGCGCACCGTCTGGTCAAGGACGGTTACGTTCAGCAGGGGCGGGGCGGGGACAGCGTGAATCACGGCCCCGAGTCTATGCGCGGGTGTGGGTCAGTGACCGTGAGGCTCGGCGGCGAGGCCCGGAGCTTTCAGCGCCCATGTGGTGTGGCGTCCATCCAGTCTTCCAGAGCCTTCTGAAGTGCCGCCGCCGTCGTCACGATCACGGCCACATTTAGCGAGGCCACCGCCGAGGCCGCCGCGTTCTGGCCCCTGCGCTTGCCCGTTTTCAATCCAGTGGGCGCGGTCCAGGCGGGAAAGGTGCCGCCCTCGGCATATTCCACACCGCCCGCGTCAGAGACCACAGCATCGGGCACCGTCGTCTCCGGCCCGGCAGCCAGCGCCTGTTTGCCGATCACGAGGACGCCGCGTGGGCTGACTTCGCGCACGGCGGCCAGCAGCGGCGTCAGGCCGTCGTGGACAATCAGTTCCACGCTACCCTTGCCGTCCACGGCGGCCAGAGCTTCCGGCAGGCCAGCGGCCAGTTCGGCGGGCGCGGCCACCAGCCACGGGTGGCCCCCGGCACGGCCCTCGAAGCTGGCGTGGGCGCTGCCGTAAATGTCGGTCCAGGTGCGGGTGTGCTGCATGGTGTTCAGCATAGGCGAGTTCAGGAGAGGCGGATTATTCGCCGCCCTCCTCGCCCAGCGCCACGGCCCGCGCGTCGTCGCTGATCCAGTCGCTCCACGATCCGGCGTACAGGCGATTGTCCGGCCCTAGCGGAACGCCCGCCAGCTCGCGTGCCAGTAGGTTGGGTGTGGCGCTCACCCCGCTGCCGCAATAAGTGATGGTGGGAGCGTTACCCACGTCCAGCCGATCTGCCTGCAACTCGCCGCCTTTCCAGCGGCCCGCACCATCCAGCGCGCCGCTCCAGTCGCGGTTGACCGCCCCCGGAATATGCCCGGCCTTCTTATCTATCGGCTCGGTGTCACCCCGGTAACGGGCAGGCGCGCGCGAGTCGATTAAAAGCGTGTCGGGGGCGCGGTTCTGTACGTCCTCCGCAGTTGCCACGAAGCCGGGCTGCACATCTGGGGTAAAGGTGGCGGGCATGGGTTCCGGGTCTGCGGCATCCACCGCGCCACCCGCCGCCAGATACGCGGGCCAGCCACCGTCCAGCACATAAACCTGCGTGTGCCCCAGCCAGCGCAGCAGCCACCACGCGCGGGCAGCGTAGAAGCCCTGCCCGGTGCTGGGATCGTCGTAGGCCACCACCACGCTATCGTTGCCGATGCCCACGCCGCCCAGCCACTGCGCCAGCGCCGCCGGATGGGGCAGCGGGTGACGCCCGCCCGCGCCGTCCTCCTGCACGGGGCCGCTGAGGTCCGTTTCCAGATCGGCGTAGCTGGCCCCCGGCACATGGCCTTCCATGTACGCGATACGGCCCACCAGCGGATCGCTCAGGGCGTAGCGGCAGTCCAGCACGCGCAGATGGGCGTCTTGCAGATGGTCTAGCAGCCACTCGGCGGATTTCAGGGGAGAGGAGGGTTGGGTCATGGGGCAGGCTACACTGCATAGCCCGGCAACCCTTGAAAGAGTCAGAAATAAAAAGCCCGCCCTCTCGGACGGTGATAAGAAAAATATAGCGCCAGATGCAGCGTTTGTCAATTTCATGCAAGCCCTGCTGAAAAAGCAATTCCAGACGGTATTTTTCGCATCTTTGCGAAGAAGAGAGTGCATAGTGCTGCATGCCCCTCGCTCATGCCAGAGGCTTTTGAAATCAGCCCCCACCTTATCTGCAAGGGCAGCCGGGCGGTGCAGCACAAGGCCGACTCTGAACGCAGCAAAAAGACTGCCGGGCAGGGTAAATAGTGGAAATGGTCTATGTACTTTTCATCTGTGACTGCTAGAATGTTGCTGTCGGTGAAAGCCGATCAACATCTGGGGGTGACCCGGTTTCGACAGGGGAACTGAAGGCGCTGTTGCGTGTCGAGGATTCCGTTGGCCTCGTTAAAAAACGGAAAAGCCATTAACTGGCAACCAGAACGAATTTGCTTTCGCTGCATAAGTGAAGCCAGTGACCGTGAAGCCCTGCCTTTGGCGTCGCGCGAGCTGAAACAAAAGAAGGCTAGTCCGGGCGATGTTCTGTAGTCCAGGGCGAAACTAAACAGAAATAAGGAAGGGGGAAACCCGCCCACTGGTGGCCCCTGACCCGACAATTAAACAGTGGGATACACACGTAGACGCACGTTGGACGGACTTTTGGACGGCGGTTCGACTCCGCCCACCTCCACCAGACGAGGAAGACCCTGCCACCCCGGCGGGGTTTTTCTCTATATTAAGTGCGCCTGCAATGGGCGTGGGCCGGGATGGCGGAAGGGTAGACGCATTCGACTTAAAATCGAACGGGAAACCGTGCGGGTTCAAATCCCGCTCTCGGCACCAGATAGACCAGACCTCGCGTGATGCGGGGTTTTCTATTATCCGGCGGGCGCTTTCCGGCTTCGGCTCCTTCGAGCGACTCGCTTCGAGTTTAAGAGTGATGGCGACCTTTCCTGACCTAACTGTTCACCTGCGCTCGCAGCCATTCCAGCGCCGCCTCGCCGGAATTCAGCACGGAAATGTGGCCGTCTTCAGGACTTCTCCACAGTTCCGCCGTGGGGCAGTGGGCCAGCAGCCATTCGCTGTGCGTGCTGGGCACCACGCGGTCCTGTGTGCCATGCAGGAGCAAAATGGGCGCGTCGATCTGCGACGGCGCAAAGCCCCACGGAGCGACATACGCCAGATCATCCGCAATCAAGCCACCGGGGCCATGCTTCATTCCTGGCCCCACCACGCTGTTCATCCACTTCCACGGGCCGGAGAGGGCGGCGTAGTCGGCAGGCGTGAAGGTTTCGGGGTCAAATTCAGGTTCGGATGCCTCGTAAGCCTCTTTCGCCGCGCGCCCTTCGGCAGACGCCCGCAATGACGCCGCGCCCGATGGATTCATGCCGCCGAAATAGTCCAGCCCAGCCGCCCCATACGGAGCCAGCCCCGCCATGCTGACCACGCCCAGCACCCGTCCCGGCAGCAGCGCGGCACAGGCCAGAGCGTGCTGCCCGCCCCCTGAATGGCCCATCACTGCAAATTCTTCGATGCCCAGCGCGTCCGCGATCTGTTCTACATCCCGCGCCGCTGAAGCCACATCCCGGCCCGGCAGCGGGGAGGAACCGCCGTAGCCGGGGCGATCATGCGACACCCAGCGGAGATTCAGCCGCCTCGCCGCCTCAAACAGAGGTTCGGGCGGCGCACCGATGTTGGGCGTGCCGTGGTGCCAGAACACGGTCAGAGGATTGTTCAGCTCCTTCACGGCTGTGTCGTAGATGTGAAGGGTGCGGCCATCTTCAAGGGTCAGATCGGTCTCGGTCATGGGTGGACCTCCTTTATGTGTGGGACTATTTTATCACCGAGATTCTGTTGTGGAAGAATTTAGTCTGAATCCTTCTCTTTCGTCCCGTACCCCGGCGCTATCCTGCCCCTCATGTCTCAAGCGGCTCAATCTTCAATAACCCAGTCCCAAACAAACCAGCCTTACGCGGTGGTGATCGGTCTGGAGGTTCACCTGCAACTGCGGACGCGCAGCAAGATTTTCAGCGATTGTCCCGCCGATTATCACGGTGCGGCCCCGAACACCTTCACCGATCCGCTGACGCTGGGCCTGCCCGGCACGCTGCCCACCCTCAACCGCGAGGCCGTGGAACTGGGCATCATGTTCGGCCTGGGCCTCAACTGCGACGTGTCCGGCTTCACGCAGTTTCACCGCAAGAACTACTTTTACCCCGACGCCCCCAAGAACTTCCAACTCTCACAATATGACCGCCCGATTGCGCGGGACGGTTATCTGGACATCGCCGGGCGGCGAATTCGCATCATGCGCGCCCACCTGGAGGACGACGCGGGCAAGCTGATGCACCCGGCCTACGCGCCCTACAGCCTGCTGGACCTCAACCGTGCCGGGTCCCCCCTGATTGAAATGGTGACGGAAGCAGACATCACCAATGCCGAACAGGCCCGCGCCTTTCTGGAAACCGTGCAGGCCATCGCGCAGGCGCTCGGCGTCAGCGATGCCACCCCCGAAGAGGGCAAGATGCGCTGCGACGTGAATCTCAGCGTCCATAGGCCCGGCGAGCCGTGGGGAACCAAGTGCGAGGTCAAGAACCTCAACTCGTTCCGCAGTGTGGAGCGGGCCATCGTGTACGAGACGGCCCGGCAGACCCGCGTGCTGGACGACGGCGGGCGCATCACCCAGGACACGCTGGGCTGGGACGAGGGTGGCGGCAAGACCTTCCTGATGCGGACCAAGGAGGGCGAGGCCGATTACCGTTACTTCCCGGAGCCGGACCTGCCCCCGCTGGACATCACCCCCGAGTGGATCGAGCGGGTGCGGGCGCGGATGCCCGAACTGCCCGCACAGAAGCTGGAGCGGTATCTGGCGGCGGGCGTGCGCGAAAACGACGCCGTGACGCTGAGCCTGAACGTGGGGCAGTCCCGTTTCTACGACGAGGCGTTTAAAGCCGGGGTGGATGCCCAGAAGCTCGCCAACTGGTTGTTGACCGATGTGACGGGCGCTCTAGCCTTCTCCGAACAGCGTCTGGAACAGTCGGCCCTGCAACCCGCCCACCTCGCTTCCCTGGTGCGCCTGATCGATGCCGGAACCATCAGTGGCAAGATCGCCAAGGAACTGCTGCCGGACGTGCTGGCGGGCCACGATCCGGCGGCGCTGGTGCAGGAGCGCGGGCTGAGCGTGGTCACCGACACGGGCGCAATTGACGCGGCCATCGACGCCGCCATGAGCGCTGACCCGGCCACGGTGGAAAAGGTACGCGGCGGCAACATAAAGGCCATGAACGCGCTGTTTGGCCCAGTGATGAAGGCGATGGGCGGCCAGGCCAAGCCCGAAGTGGTGCGCGAACGCCTGACGCACAAGCTGGGGCTGTGAAGGCCGGGACCCTGAAGGCCGGGACCCTGAAGGCCGGAACTACGAGGCTGGCCCAGTGAACCCCATTCCCAGCCTGCCGCCCCTGCGCTGGCGGGCGCTGGCGCTGGGTTTCCTGTGGGCCGAGGTGGTGGTGGTCTTCGGCATGGTGGCCTTTATCCTGCTGCGGGGCCAGCCGGGGCCACAGGAATGGATCAACGCCTTCGATTCCTTTCTGGCCGCGCTGGTGCTGATGTGGTGGACACTGGTGTTCACCCGCGTGAGTGCGGGCGAGGCCACGTCGCCGGGAAACGGCACGCTGCGTGCCCTGACTGTAGCCTTTCCGTGGCTGACCTCCTTCCGGGCGGCGCTGTGGGGTGTGACCCTGCTGGGTCTGGCGACGGGCGGCGCACCCGAGGCCAATACACTGGCACTGACGGCCCTGATGACCGTGTGGGGCGCGGCGATTCTGGCCAGCAACGCGGTCAACGGCTCTCTGGTGCGGCTGGCCCCGGAACCCGCTGATCTGGCCCGGCGCAAGCGGCTGATGGATTGGCTCAACCTCTCGGCAGCGCTGGCGCTGGGCATGGCGGTGCTAAACGTGGTGCCTATCGTGGGCTTTTCGGCCAGCACCACGCTGTCGTCGCAGGTGGTCTACGGCGTGGGCGGCCTGCTGGACGTCGTGGCCACCGTGCTGGCCCTGTGGACGCTGATGGCGCGCAGCAGGTTGGGAGAGCGGCAGGCTGTCAAGGGTGGATAGTTCATTCGGGTTCCGTGTGTTTCCATCTCGTGTCCGCTCAGATCAGGCCGTTTTTGCAGACGATTGAAGTCGAGTCGGGAGTTGGCATCAGCCCCCGGCCAGCAATTTCACCATCTCCGCGTAACCGAGCTGGCGGGCGTGTTGCAGCGGGGTCACGCCCTCACG comes from the Deinococcus sp. AJ005 genome and includes:
- a CDS encoding cytochrome P450 — translated: MTTSEPMNQDRAAAIGNAVNALWDPQSLANPYAAYEQVRALSDGGVLEAQFPDWKALFLTGHAACSAVLRSPHALSGNGIQNLDGEGSEGVRLLQSMMLFHNGQSHQRLRSLVSAAFTPRVVEEQRELVRSLLDTLLDDMAARGGGDIVADLSNPLPARVIMGMLGLKGDDEARFVGWTQSVADLLGGMNQSPELMGRIDADAREMRAFFQDLADELRAKPQPGLLSAMSAAQDGGERLSGDELLSNAVLLLAAGHETTSNLIPGGLLELSRQPDAWAALIENPRHPNVADELLRVVSPVQFDGRTLSADVSVGDMTLPGGNLAQLILGAANRDPGVFADPDRIDWERPNSNRHLALAAGPHYCLGASLARLEISETFAAIATRFPKLRVTNSNPPFKPNPVLRGVQRLDVRVD
- the hemW gene encoding radical SAM family heme chaperone HemW → MIHAVPAPPLLNVTVLDQTVRHLYVHVPFCPSICPYCDFHVLTRKSGQVEAYLERLEQEAAWLASQYAVELDTVYLGGGTPSFLRDAEITALVGSIRRHLGWGRQENTLEINPGTVSQARAALWKGLGFDRASVGVQSLDDATLKFLGRQHDAAGAREAVTTLLGAGLRVSGDLITAVPGQPLDSDIHGLVALGVDHISAYTLTIEPGTEFARRGVTVQEDDERTGFERTEELLSAHGFARYEISNYAKPGQESRHNLAYWNNRTYLGLGPGAAGQYPAVPGSETVLTSRRTNPHLHIWLTGEQGEAEAIDAEEYATDALFMGLRLRAGIDLDDLSQRSGLDVRVRYAGAIAANVERGWLELDGTWLRATPAGWWVLNRVVTDFLEA
- a CDS encoding sulfurtransferase — protein: MTQPSSPLKSAEWLLDHLQDAHLRVLDCRYALSDPLVGRIAYMEGHVPGASYADLETDLSGPVQEDGAGGRHPLPHPAALAQWLGGVGIGNDSVVVAYDDPSTGQGFYAARAWWLLRWLGHTQVYVLDGGWPAYLAAGGAVDAADPEPMPATFTPDVQPGFVATAEDVQNRAPDTLLIDSRAPARYRGDTEPIDKKAGHIPGAVNRDWSGALDGAGRWKGGELQADRLDVGNAPTITYCGSGVSATPNLLARELAGVPLGPDNRLYAGSWSDWISDDARAVALGEEGGE
- a CDS encoding alpha/beta hydrolase yields the protein MTETDLTLEDGRTLHIYDTAVKELNNPLTVFWHHGTPNIGAPPEPLFEAARRLNLRWVSHDRPGYGGSSPLPGRDVASAARDVEQIADALGIEEFAVMGHSGGGQHALACAALLPGRVLGVVSMAGLAPYGAAGLDYFGGMNPSGAASLRASAEGRAAKEAYEASEPEFDPETFTPADYAALSGPWKWMNSVVGPGMKHGPGGLIADDLAYVAPWGFAPSQIDAPILLLHGTQDRVVPSTHSEWLLAHCPTAELWRSPEDGHISVLNSGEAALEWLRAQVNS
- the gatB gene encoding Asp-tRNA(Asn)/Glu-tRNA(Gln) amidotransferase subunit GatB, whose protein sequence is MSQAAQSSITQSQTNQPYAVVIGLEVHLQLRTRSKIFSDCPADYHGAAPNTFTDPLTLGLPGTLPTLNREAVELGIMFGLGLNCDVSGFTQFHRKNYFYPDAPKNFQLSQYDRPIARDGYLDIAGRRIRIMRAHLEDDAGKLMHPAYAPYSLLDLNRAGSPLIEMVTEADITNAEQARAFLETVQAIAQALGVSDATPEEGKMRCDVNLSVHRPGEPWGTKCEVKNLNSFRSVERAIVYETARQTRVLDDGGRITQDTLGWDEGGGKTFLMRTKEGEADYRYFPEPDLPPLDITPEWIERVRARMPELPAQKLERYLAAGVRENDAVTLSLNVGQSRFYDEAFKAGVDAQKLANWLLTDVTGALAFSEQRLEQSALQPAHLASLVRLIDAGTISGKIAKELLPDVLAGHDPAALVQERGLSVVTDTGAIDAAIDAAMSADPATVEKVRGGNIKAMNALFGPVMKAMGGQAKPEVVRERLTHKLGL